The DNA sequence GCGCCCAAGCCGGCGACAAGGGCGACCGCCAGGCTCCTGCCCAGCCCCAGGCTGCCGCGCCGCAGCTCCCAGGTGACCGTGACCGCTGCGATGGCGGCCCAGAAGACGATGTCGCCCACGCTCACGACTCGTTCGGTGGTCCACCGGACCAGACACGTGGCCAGCAGCAGCGAGCCGATAACGAAACAGACCATCGCCGCCGTGCGCAGCAGCCGGCGGGGGAAAGAGGTTCGGGCCCGCGCCCAGGACGCGGCGAACCGCTTGATGTCGTCGCCCACGACGTCCTGGGGCGTGCGGCCTGCGGCCACCGCGTCCTCCAGGTGAGCGGAGAGCTCGTCGAGCATCTCCCGGACGGATCCGTCGTCGATGCCCCGGTACTCCCAGTTGCTGCGGCAGACCGCGAGTACCTGTTGGTTCGTCATGGTTCGCTGGTCCGTCATGGTGCGCTTCCCCCCGTGGGTTCGGTGTCGGTCAGGATTCGCCCCACACGCCCGCTGAAGGCGTGCCACTCGGCCCGACCGCTGGTCAGTTCGGTACGTCCCGCTTCGGTCAGGCGGTAGTACTTGCGGGGGGCGCCACCGCTGGCCGACGGGGCGCTGTACGAGGAGATGAGCCCCTCACGCTCCATCCGGGCGAGCAACGGATAGATGCTGCCCTCGCTCACGAGATCGAGCCCGCTGTCGGTGAGTGCCGTCACGAACTCAAAGCCGTAGCGCGGCCGTTCGGCGATCAGCGACAGCAGGCACAGATCGAGCACTCCTCGCAGCATCTGACTACGACGCTGGTCACCGCTGGCGGGCCGCCCCTTTGTCATGCAGTACAAGATAGTCATCCATTGCCATGCACTGCAAGATACTTGCAGTGCATGGCAATGAGCTCGGACGGTACGCCGTGTCGGATTACCTCCGGGCCAGCGTGCGAGTGAGTCCGGCTGCGACGGTCGTGGCGAGCATCCAGCCGGCGGCAATGAGCCTGCGGCCGGCCACTGCTGCCAGCCCTGCGGGTTGAAGGCCTGCTGCTGGCCG is a window from the Streptomyces sp. NBC_00299 genome containing:
- a CDS encoding PadR family transcriptional regulator, with the translated sequence MTKGRPASGDQRRSQMLRGVLDLCLLSLIAERPRYGFEFVTALTDSGLDLVSEGSIYPLLARMEREGLISSYSAPSASGGAPRKYYRLTEAGRTELTSGRAEWHAFSGRVGRILTDTEPTGGSAP